The following coding sequences lie in one Desulfobacterales bacterium genomic window:
- a CDS encoding thioredoxin family protein, with protein sequence MKAKKIVFLILSLVFAYILTLNSTQAGNKSPETIKWYSYEEGLAKASKDQKKIFLSFYADWCYYCKKLDKDTFSDSSVISYLQENFISIKVNGDNEKKIASQFKIRAYPSLWFLKDNGEKINSYPGYLSADKFVLVLKYINTDSFKTMSFNDFLSSQEP encoded by the coding sequence ATGAAAGCAAAAAAAATAGTATTTTTAATTTTATCTTTAGTTTTCGCCTATATTTTAACTTTAAATTCCACTCAAGCAGGAAATAAATCTCCCGAAACTATCAAATGGTATTCCTATGAAGAGGGATTGGCAAAAGCCAGCAAAGACCAAAAAAAAATATTCTTAAGCTTTTATGCAGACTGGTGCTATTATTGTAAAAAACTTGATAAAGATACTTTCTCAGATTCATCTGTTATTTCTTACCTTCAAGAAAATTTTATATCTATAAAAGTAAATGGCGATAATGAAAAAAAAATAGCATCTCAGTTTAAAATACGAGCTTACCCAAGCTTATGGTTTTTAAAAGATAATGGAGAAAAAATTAATAGTTATCCTGGTTACCTTTCAGCCGATAAATTCGTTCTTGTATTAAAATATATAAATACAGATAGTTTCAAAACAATGTCATTTAACGATTTTTTAAGCTCCCAAGAACCGTAA